In the genome of Phlebotomus papatasi isolate M1 chromosome 2, Ppap_2.1, whole genome shotgun sequence, one region contains:
- the LOC129802108 gene encoding uncharacterized protein LOC129802108 isoform X2, which translates to MKKAIAEMKANSILWNTNHPDYRSSARYKAIEESSKKIGITSDRMANLIKYIKKQLFLEKRKMKKKAQNTNPNEMDNSRVWKWYKHCWFINNWKGYQAKYLDPPKPSIDSFESHPDDPEQSEPDLEENISTGDQSSEVPDPESSNLLDSATKVYVVDPDTGSFSESENESNESFQHQSDNAEDSIEMHSNHDIDIFSEEKPPEVADSKNFLINGVCSSLELHLSNDKYTEDDVVEFHSKIILFMHSYFKKKM; encoded by the exons ATGAAGAAAGCAATAGCTGAAATGAAAGCAAATTCAATTCTTTGGAATACAAATCATCCTGATTATCGATCATCAGCGAGGTATAAGGCTATTGAAGAATCATCCAAGAAAATTGGAATTACGT CTGACAGAATGGCTAATCTGATAAAGTACATAAAAAAGCAATTGTTTCTGGAGAAGAGAAAGATGAAAAAGAAGGCTCAAAACACAAATCCAAATGAAATGGATAATTCAAGGGTTTGGAAATGGTACAAACATTGTTGGTTTATCAATAACTGGAAAGGGTATCAAGCTAAGTACTTGGATCCACCGAAACCTTCAATAGATTCATTTGAGAGCCACCCGGATGATCCGGAACAATCTGAACCAGATTTGGAGGAAAATATCTCAACAGGAGATCAGTCAAGTGAAGTTCCAGATCCAGAGTCTTCCAATCTGTTAGATTCAGCCACTAAAGTCTACGTTGTTGATCCAGATACTGGAAGCTTTTCGGAGTCTGAAAATGAATCTAATGAATCCTTCCAACATCAATCGGATAATGCTGAGGATTCTATAGAAATGCACAGTAATCATGATATTGATATTTTCAGCGAGGAAAAACCACCAGAAGTTGCAGATAGCAAGAATTTTCTGATAAATGGAGTCTGTTCATCCCTGGAACTTCACCTCTCTAATGATAAATATACTGAAGATGATGTTGTAGAATTTcatagtaaaataattttatttatgcattcatacttcaagaaaaaaatgtga
- the LOC129802108 gene encoding uncharacterized protein LOC129802108 isoform X1: MDIIVLKKQPKVNTSLPTSSVMKKAIAEMKANSILWNTNHPDYRSSARYKAIEESSKKIGITSDRMANLIKYIKKQLFLEKRKMKKKAQNTNPNEMDNSRVWKWYKHCWFINNWKGYQAKYLDPPKPSIDSFESHPDDPEQSEPDLEENISTGDQSSEVPDPESSNLLDSATKVYVVDPDTGSFSESENESNESFQHQSDNAEDSIEMHSNHDIDIFSEEKPPEVADSKNFLINGVCSSLELHLSNDKYTEDDVVEFHSKIILFMHSYFKKKM, from the exons AGTAGCGTTATGAAGAAAGCAATAGCTGAAATGAAAGCAAATTCAATTCTTTGGAATACAAATCATCCTGATTATCGATCATCAGCGAGGTATAAGGCTATTGAAGAATCATCCAAGAAAATTGGAATTACGT CTGACAGAATGGCTAATCTGATAAAGTACATAAAAAAGCAATTGTTTCTGGAGAAGAGAAAGATGAAAAAGAAGGCTCAAAACACAAATCCAAATGAAATGGATAATTCAAGGGTTTGGAAATGGTACAAACATTGTTGGTTTATCAATAACTGGAAAGGGTATCAAGCTAAGTACTTGGATCCACCGAAACCTTCAATAGATTCATTTGAGAGCCACCCGGATGATCCGGAACAATCTGAACCAGATTTGGAGGAAAATATCTCAACAGGAGATCAGTCAAGTGAAGTTCCAGATCCAGAGTCTTCCAATCTGTTAGATTCAGCCACTAAAGTCTACGTTGTTGATCCAGATACTGGAAGCTTTTCGGAGTCTGAAAATGAATCTAATGAATCCTTCCAACATCAATCGGATAATGCTGAGGATTCTATAGAAATGCACAGTAATCATGATATTGATATTTTCAGCGAGGAAAAACCACCAGAAGTTGCAGATAGCAAGAATTTTCTGATAAATGGAGTCTGTTCATCCCTGGAACTTCACCTCTCTAATGATAAATATACTGAAGATGATGTTGTAGAATTTcatagtaaaataattttatttatgcattcatacttcaagaaaaaaatgtga